The following are from one region of the Kineococcus aurantiacus genome:
- a CDS encoding Gfo/Idh/MocA family protein — protein sequence MSGVGRQQSTSGRSRALEDLSACSPPVTFALVGYGEGGRYFHAPVIAGAAGARLGFIVTGSPERSAQAAAEHPQAEVVPSLAEAVAAGAQAVAISTPVATHSQLTDQAIALGVPTVCDKPFALDARAARASVQRARSTGVLLSPCQNRRWDSDFRTLRRVLANGELGQVTRLESALERWAPAEPVIAGGGLLRDFGTHLVDQALVLFGPVESVAAQTSGGDGCEREARLQLQHVNGVVSELSASLVQPAPAPRYRLTGTAGSFVLEAPLDVQEALLLAGRTPGVEGDAWGVEPPSRWGAVVLGDGPARRVPSEPGRWPDFYAAFARAVRGRGPVPVDPADAIATCEILDAARRAARSGATVRLPTHA from the coding sequence GTGAGCGGCGTGGGCCGGCAGCAGTCCACGAGCGGTCGATCGCGCGCGCTCGAGGACCTGTCGGCCTGCTCGCCGCCGGTGACCTTCGCCCTCGTCGGGTACGGGGAGGGCGGGCGGTACTTCCACGCCCCCGTGATCGCTGGTGCCGCCGGCGCCCGACTGGGCTTCATCGTGACTGGCAGCCCTGAGCGCAGCGCCCAGGCGGCGGCCGAGCACCCGCAGGCCGAAGTGGTGCCATCGCTGGCGGAGGCCGTCGCCGCGGGGGCGCAAGCCGTCGCCATCTCGACCCCGGTGGCAACGCACTCGCAGCTGACCGACCAAGCCATCGCTCTGGGAGTGCCTACCGTCTGCGACAAGCCGTTCGCCTTGGACGCCCGCGCCGCGCGAGCCAGCGTGCAGCGTGCACGCTCCACGGGTGTCCTGCTCAGCCCCTGCCAGAACCGACGCTGGGATTCCGACTTCAGAACGTTGCGGCGCGTGTTGGCCAACGGCGAGCTGGGGCAGGTCACGCGCCTGGAGTCCGCGCTGGAGCGCTGGGCCCCTGCCGAGCCGGTCATCGCTGGCGGTGGCTTGCTGCGTGACTTCGGCACGCACCTGGTGGACCAGGCGCTGGTGCTCTTCGGGCCGGTCGAGTCCGTCGCGGCGCAGACCAGCGGAGGCGATGGCTGTGAGCGCGAGGCGCGCCTGCAGCTGCAGCACGTGAACGGTGTGGTCAGCGAGCTGTCCGCGTCGCTGGTGCAGCCGGCTCCCGCGCCCCGGTACCGCCTCACCGGGACTGCTGGCAGCTTCGTGCTCGAGGCGCCGCTGGACGTGCAGGAGGCGCTCTTGTTGGCCGGGCGCACTCCTGGTGTTGAAGGCGATGCCTGGGGTGTCGAGCCGCCCAGCCGCTGGGGGGCGGTGGTGCTGGGTGATGGGCCCGCGCGCCGGGTGCCGAGCGAGCCCGGCCGTTGGCCGGACTTCTACGCCGCTTTCGCCCGCGCGGTTCGCGGTCGAGGGCCCGTCCCGGTCGACCCGGCGGACGCGATCGCCACGTGCGAAATCTTGGACGCCGCTCGCCGGGCGGCCCGCAGCGGCGCAACGGTGCGACTGCCCACTCACGCGTAG